A genomic stretch from Amia ocellicauda isolate fAmiCal2 chromosome 23, fAmiCal2.hap1, whole genome shotgun sequence includes:
- the LOC136719119 gene encoding tubulin beta-4B chain-like codes for MREIVHLQAGQCGNQIGAKFWEVISDEHGIDPTGTYHGDSDLQLERINVYYNEASGGKYVPRAVLVDLEPGTMDSVRSGPFGQIFRPDSFVFGQSGAGNNWAKGHYTEGAELVDSVLDVVRKEAENCDCLQGFQLTHSLGGGTGSGMGTLLISKIREEYPDRIMSTFSVVPSPKVSDTVVEPYNATLSVHQLVENTDSTYCIDNEALYDICFRTLKLTTPTYGDLNHLVSATMSGITTCLRFPGQLNADLRKLAVNMVPFPRLHFFMPGFAPLTSRGSQQYRALTVPELTQQMFDAKNMMAACDPRHGRYLTVAAIFRGRMSMKEVEEQMLNVQNKNSSYFVEWIPNNVKTAVCDIPPRGLKMAATFIGNSTAIQELFKRISEQFTAMFRRKAFLHWYTGEGMDEMEFTEAESNMNDLVSEYQQYQDATVEEEGEFEEEEGEELA; via the exons ATGAGGGAGATCGTGCATCTTCAGGCCGGACAGTGCGGCAACCAGATCGGCGCCAAG TTCTGGGAGGTGATCAGTGATGAGCATGGGATCGACCCGACCGGCACCTACCACGGGGACAGCGACCTGCAGCTGGAGCGCATCAACGTATACTACAACGAGGCGTCCG GTGGCAAGTATGTGCCGCGTGCTGTCCTAGTGGACCTGGAACCGGGGACCATGGACTCGGTGCGCTCGGGGCCCTTCGGCCAGATCTTCAGGCCCGACAGCTTCGTGTTCG GCCAGAGCGGCGCCGGGAACAACTGGGCCAAGGGCCACTACACCGAGGGGGCAGAGCTGGTGGACTCTGTGCTGGACGTGGTGCGGAAGGAGGCGGAGAACTGCGACTGCCTGCAGGGCTTCCAGCTCACCCACTCTCTGGGCGGTGGCACGGGCTCGGGCATGGGCACCCTGCTGATCAGCAAGATCCGGGAGGAGTACCCAGACCGCATCATGAGCACCTTCAGCGTGGTGCCCTCGCCGAAGGTGTCGGACACCGTGGTGGAGCCCTACAACGCCACGCTGTCAGTGCACCAGCTGGTGGAGAACACCGACTCCACCTACTGTATCGACAATGAGGCGCTCTACGACATCTGCTTCCGCACGCTGAAGCTCACCACGCCCACCTACGGGGACCTCAACCACCTAGTCTCGGCCACCATGAGCGGCATCACCACCTGCCTGCGCTTCCCTGGGCAGCTCAATGCCGACCTGCGCAAGCTGGCCGTCAACATGGTGCCCTTCCCCCGGCTGCACTTCTTCATGCCGGGCTTCGCACCGCTCACCAGCCGGGGCAGCCAGCAGTACCGCGCCCTCACCGTGCCAGAGCTCACGCAGCAGATGTTCGACGCCAAGAACATGATGGCGGCCTGCGACCCGCGGCATGGCCGCTACCTCACCGTGGCGGCCATCTTCCGCGGCCGCATGTCCATGAAGGAGGTGGAGGAGCAGATGCTGAACGTGCAGAACAAGAACAGCTCCTACTTCGTGGAGTGGATCCCCAACAACGTGAAGACAGCCGTGTGCGACATCCCACCCCGCGGCCTCAAGATGGCCGCCACCTTCATCGGCAACAGCACGGCCATCCAGGAGCTGTTCAAGCGCATCTCGGAGCAGTTCACCGCCATGTTCCGCCGCAAGGCCTTCCTGCACTGGTACACCGGCGAGGGCATGGACGAGATGGAGTTCACCGAGGCCGAGAGCAACATGAACGACCTGGTGTCCGAGTACCAGCAGTACCAGGATGCCACGGTCGAGGAGGAGGGCGAGTTCGAAGAGGAGGAAGGTGAGGAGCTGGCCTGA